AAGACGGGGACGAGGCGTGCGCCGTACCGCATGGGTTCGCTCCGATGTGGGTCTGACGAGACGCGGCGGCCGGGGCCGGCCGCCAGGAGGGGATGATCGCCCGGTGGAGCCCGCGCGGCAAGCGGGCGTCGGGCACCCGGCGCGCCGCTGCGCGGCGTTCGGGTCACGAGCGAGGGGCGCTGTGGCCGCGGCGGTTGCCACCTCGGGCCGGCGGGCACTACCTTCGCGGTGCCGGCCCCGTCAGTGGCCCCGGCCGGCGCGGCCGTGGGTACGCCGGAGCGCCGGCGCGAGGAGGCCGGCCGGCGAAGCGAACGCAACGGACGATGCACCGGGAGACACCCCATGAGCATCAGCCGCTCCATCCTCATCGGCGTAGCGACGACGGCCCTGTTCGCCGCGGCGGCTGCGCGGCCTGCGGCCGCCCAGCAGCAGGCCGACGAGACGGCGCAGCACGTCGCACGCGCACAGCTCGTCGACGCGGAGGGGAACGTCGTCGCGACCGCGACCCTGCGCGAGACCGCCGGGCACGGCGTGCTGATCCGCCTCGAGGCCGAACGACTGCCGGCGGGCGAGCACGCGTTCCACATCCACCAGACGGGCCGCTGCGAGCCGCCCGGCTTCGAGTCGGCGGGGGGGCACTACGCGCCGCGCGGCCGGCAGCACGGGTTCCTGGTGCCGGCCGGCCCGCACGCGGGCGACCTGCCGAACATCCATGTCCCGGCAGACGGCCGGCTCGTGATCGAGGTCGTCGCCCCGGACGTCACGCTCCGCCCCGGCGCGCCGAACACGCTGTTCGATGAGGACGGCTCCGCGCTCGTCATCCACGCCGGCCGCGACGACTACACGAGCCAGCCGGCGGGGGACGCGGGCGGACGCATCGCTTGCGGCGTGATCCGGCGCTGACGCCCACCGGCGCGGGCCCCGCGGCCGCCCCGCCAGCAACGCCGGGCGGCCGCGGGCTCCGGCTCCAACCGTCCAGAGGGAGGGCCGGCGCTCCGGGCCTCCAAGCGGGGGCTGGCGCTCCTCCCGCCTAATCCGCCTGCATCGCCTCCGGCGCAGGCTCGAACCCCGCGCACCCGGAGATCGGCGTGACGACGAGGTGCAGCGCCGCGTGCTGCGGGTGCCCGCACTCCTCCGTCAGGTCCTCCGGCGCGCGGTGGGTCCTGCGGATCTGCACGAGTTCGGGCCGGTAGCCCTGGTGTTCGCCGAAATGGACGCAGAGACCACACTGACCTTCGTTCACCAGCTTCATCGTCGCCTCCCGCTGCGGGGCTGCCCGGGGTCGTGTGTGGGGCGAGTGGGCATGGCTCGTGCCAGAGGCGTGCGCGCGCCGCTTTTACTTGTCAGTGCAAAGTACTTGACAGGAGATGGGGTGCGACGTAGCTTGCGCACACCATGAACCGCGACACCGCTCCGGACCTCACCAGACGAGTCGCGCCGGCCGTCGCCCTGCACGATCGCGCCGCCGCCGACCTGCGCTACAGCCGCCGCACCATGGAGCAGGCCGGCTCCTTCACGGCGGTCCCCGGGCTGGGCGGCATCCTCATGGGCGTCTCCGCGCTCGCGGCCGCGGCGCTGGCCGCGAGTCGGCCCACCTTCGAGCAGTGGCTGGCCGTCTGGCTCGGGGAGGCGGCGGTCGCGGCGGCCATCGCGGCATGGGCCGTGGCGCACAAGGCGCGGAGCGTGGGGATCCCGCTGCTCTCGGCACCGGGGCGCAAGTTCCTGCTGAGCTTCTTCCCGCCCGTGGCGGCGGGCGCCGTGCTGACGTTCGCGTTGCACCGCGCCGGCGCGATGGAGGCGATCCCCGGCACCTGGCTCCTGCTCTACGGCTCGGCGATCGTGGCCGCGGGCACGTTCTCCGTCCGGATCGTTCCGATCATGGGGCTCTGCTTCATGCTGGCGGGAGGCGCGGCGCTGCTCTCGCCGCCCCACTGGGGGAACGCGTACCTCGCCGCGGGCTTCGGCGGCCTCCATGTGCTGTTCGGCGCGCTCATCGCGAGGAGGCACGGTGGCTGACGGTAGCGTGGCGCGACGGCGGCGCGAGGACCCGGCTCGCGCGACGGAGGAGGCCCGGCCGGCGGCTGCGCCGCGCGGGTCCGGCGCCAGGCGCAGGAGCGCCGTCGAGCTGGACCGGGTCATCCACGAGCGCGTGCGCCTCGGCATCGTGAGCGCCCTCGCGGTCAACGACAAGCTCAGCTTCAACGACCTCAAGCGCCTGCTCGACACCTCGGACGGCAACCTCAGCGTGCACGCGCGCCGCCTGGAGGAGGCCGGCTACATCGAGTGCATCAAGTCCTTCCGGGGGCGGGTCCCGCGCACCGAGTACCGGCTGACGGCGGAA
The nucleotide sequence above comes from bacterium. Encoded proteins:
- a CDS encoding CRISPR-associated protein Csn1; the encoded protein is MSISRSILIGVATTALFAAAAARPAAAQQQADETAQHVARAQLVDAEGNVVATATLRETAGHGVLIRLEAERLPAGEHAFHIHQTGRCEPPGFESAGGHYAPRGRQHGFLVPAGPHAGDLPNIHVPADGRLVIEVVAPDVTLRPGAPNTLFDEDGSALVIHAGRDDYTSQPAGDAGGRIACGVIRR
- a CDS encoding transcriptional regulator, translating into MCCSARSSRGGTVADGSVARRRREDPARATEEARPAAAPRGSGARRRSAVELDRVIHERVRLGIVSALAVNDKLSFNDLKRLLDTSDGNLSVHARRLEEAGYIECIKSFRGRVPRTEYRLTAEGRRALERYLDHMEALIRHVRSQ